The Sesamum indicum cultivar Zhongzhi No. 13 linkage group LG6, S_indicum_v1.0, whole genome shotgun sequence genome has a segment encoding these proteins:
- the LOC105164078 gene encoding BTB/POZ domain-containing protein At5g41330-like — protein sequence MPTFAGSKFSSKGFHQNSNSNVVTVDVGGQLFQTTKQTLSLAGSKSLFSKISSSDDVIIPFIDRDPELFSILLSLLRTGNLPSKAKAFDIQDLIFESQVYGIEDLLINSQSNPSQLDAFNLEKSLVLPLSGRDSGSAISTTPYGSLHVAHGSKITSFDWSLQRKTTILTQFTAIDSLLSLSPSIAAAGATDFSGLQIINLDKGYVKQTLSWENVTRSGSTVQAIGASPEFLFTSFESSRRNSNCIMIYDLNDGLRPVTKIGDYEIFGDDLDSAIPATKLQWVPSHNLLMASGSHSGPSGVSGNIKFWDIRTGDVVLELKEKVDCFSDVTVSDTLSAMFKVGVSTGEVFVADLRSMNADIPWVCLGEGRKVTNGKKEGLGCKVETHGNQVFCSKGGNIELWSEVLIGSMQKQDGGLQERVFRKNVMGRAKDMGGSRITNLSFGGNKMFVTRKDQQCVEVWNSARPF from the coding sequence ATGCCAACTTTTGCAGGGTCGAAGTTTTCCTCGAAAGGGTTTCATcagaattcaaattcaaacgTAGTTACAGTTGATGTGGGGGGTCAGCTGTTTCAGACAACCAAACAGACCCTTTCTCTAGCTGGTTCAAAGTCTCTGTTCTCCAAGATCTCCAGCTCTGATGATGTCATCATCCCCTTCATTGACAGAGACCCTGAACTTTTCTCAATCTTACTCTCCCTCCTCAGAACTGGAAACCTTCCCTCCAAAGCCAAAGCCTTTGATATTCAAGACCTGATTTTTGAGTCCCAAGTTTACGGTATTGAGGACCTCCTCATAAATTCCCAATCAAATCCTTCTCAACTTGATGCCTTTAACCTTGAAAAGTCACTGGTTTTGCCATTGAGTGGTAGAGATTCGGGCTCGGCCATCTCCACGACACCGTATGGATCACTCCATGTTGCTCATGGAAGTAAAATCACCTCCTTTGATTGGTCACTGCAAAGAAAAACCACTATACTCACCCAATTCACTGCCATTGATTCATTGTTATCATTGTCCCCTTCAATTGCTGCTGCTGGTGCAACTGACTTTTCAGGGCTACAGATCATTAATCTTGATAAGGGTTATGTTAAACAGACGTTGAGTTGGGAAAACGTCACTAGGTCTGGCTCTACAGTGCAAGCCATCGGGGCATCACCTGAGTTCTTGTTCACTAGCTTTGAGTCCAGTAGGAGAAACTCGAACTGCATCATGATATATGATCTCAATGATGGTTTACGCCCCGTTACCAAGATTGGTGACTATGAAATCTTTGGTGATGATCTTGATTCTGCAATCCCAGCCACTAAACTGCAATGGGTTCCTAGTCATAATTTGTTAATGGCCTCAGGTTCTCATAGTGGACCCTCTGGAGTATCAGGGAACATTAAGTTTTGGGATATTAGGACCGGGGATGTGGTTTTGGAACTTAAGGAAAAAGTGGATTGCTTCTCGGATGTGACTGTTTCGGACACGCTATCTGCAATGTTCAAAGTTGGGGTAAGTACGGGCGAAGTGTTTGTTGCTGATTTGAGAAGTATGAATGCTGATATACCTTGGGTTTGTCTTGGTGAGGGGAGAAAGGTGACAAATGGGAAGAAAGAAGGGCTTGGATGTAAAGTCGAAACACATGGAAACCAAGTGTTTTGTAGTAAAGGAGGAAACATTGAGCTATGGTCAGAGGTACTCATTGGTTCTATGCAAAAACAAGACGGTGGATTACAGGAGAGAGTCTTTAGGAAGAACGTAATGGGGAGAGCCAAGGATATGGGTGGAAGCCGGATAACAAACTTGAGTTTCGGTGGGAATAAAATGTTTGTGACACGGAAAGATCAGCAGTGTGTAGAGGTTTGGAATTCAGCTAGACCCTTCTAA